The DNA segment CAAAAAAGGTACGGGAGGCCTCGAGGGTATGGTATACGAAGAGTGTCTCTATGAATGTTATGCACCTGGTGGTGTTGCCATCATGGTCGATGTGCTTACCGATAAAAAGTCTCGTACAACTCCCGAAATTAAAAGTATTTTAACCAAACTTGGTGGATCCCTTGCCAATGCTGGTGCTGTGTCACGACTCTTCGAACGAAAAGGCCAACTCACTCTAAAAGCTGATCAAATATCGGAAGAAGCTTTGTTTGATTTAGCACTGGGTGCAGGGGCCGAAGACATCCAAGTGAATGACGGCATGTATGTGGTTCTCACATCACCAGCGGAATACGAAGCAGTGCAGTCAGCTCTTTCCTCCAAAGGATTGAATATGGAAGAGTCGGAAATCAAATACATTCCCATGACAACGGTTGAAGTGAACGATAAAGAGACTGCCGAAAAAGTCATGAAACTGATCGAAAACCTAGAAGGAAACGATGATGTCCAAGGAGTGAGCTCCAACTTTGAGTTAGGCGAGGGAGTCGAACTCGACT comes from the Leptospira ellinghausenii genome and includes:
- a CDS encoding YebC/PmpR family DNA-binding transcriptional regulator, which codes for MSGHSKWATIRRKKGAIDAKRGAIFTRIAKEISVAAKEGGGDQEGNPRLRLAVTKAKAANMPKDNIERAIKKGTGGLEGMVYEECLYECYAPGGVAIMVDVLTDKKSRTTPEIKSILTKLGGSLANAGAVSRLFERKGQLTLKADQISEEALFDLALGAGAEDIQVNDGMYVVLTSPAEYEAVQSALSSKGLNMEESEIKYIPMTTVEVNDKETAEKVMKLIENLEGNDDVQGVSSNFELGEGVELD